In one window of Deltaproteobacteria bacterium DNA:
- a CDS encoding 50S ribosomal protein L11 methyltransferase — MPGTPPLPEGRGRAIAHFADRSAASESASALGAEPPVEIPEEDWNALWRAHHRTMQVGPRAWVHPPWEDPPGTGVAVAIEPGMAFGTGSHPTTALCLERCDELLSELPGSDLLDVGTGSGVVALLAKKLGARRVVATDNDAVALEAARQGAALNGVSGVDWALTADPDEVPGRFTIVIANILLNTLEELAPAIARKLADRGRLVLSGLLCTQGDDAERAYVAQGLRPLARKEREGWLRIELARP, encoded by the coding sequence ATGCCGGGCACGCCGCCCCTGCCCGAGGGTCGCGGCCGCGCGATCGCGCACTTCGCCGACCGGAGCGCAGCGAGCGAATCCGCGAGCGCGCTGGGCGCGGAGCCGCCGGTCGAGATCCCCGAGGAAGACTGGAACGCGCTGTGGCGGGCGCACCACCGCACGATGCAGGTCGGGCCACGGGCCTGGGTACATCCGCCATGGGAAGACCCGCCGGGAACCGGCGTGGCGGTGGCGATCGAGCCTGGCATGGCGTTCGGGACCGGGAGCCATCCCACGACTGCGCTCTGTCTGGAGCGCTGCGACGAGCTGCTCAGCGAGCTCCCCGGGTCCGATCTGCTCGACGTCGGCACCGGCAGCGGCGTCGTCGCATTGCTCGCGAAGAAGCTGGGCGCACGTCGGGTGGTGGCGACGGACAATGACGCGGTGGCGCTCGAGGCGGCGCGGCAGGGTGCGGCGCTGAACGGGGTGAGCGGCGTCGATTGGGCCTTGACCGCGGATCCGGACGAGGTGCCAGGCCGGTTCACGATCGTGATCGCAAACATCCTCCTCAACACGCTCGAGGAGCTCGCTCCGGCGATCGCGCGCAAGCTCGCGGATCGGGGGCGGCTCGTTCTCTCCGGCCTTCTCTGCACCCAGGGCGACGACGCCGAGCGCGCGTACGTCGCGCAGGGACTGCGGCCCTTGGCGCGCAAGGAGCGTGAGGGCTGGCTGCGAATCGAGCTGGCCCGGCCGTGA
- a CDS encoding 16S rRNA (uracil(1498)-N(3))-methyltransferase, which translates to MIIHRLFIPPDRLVAGPRVKLTPDQARHLFTVLRLQSGAEVEVFDGQGGRFSAFVSGDQLEIGRALPRDPRRLDVVLVQAVAKGEKMDLVVQKATELGAARIMPLAAERAVVRLEAGRGSTRADRWRRVAQEAARQCGRADVPRIDAPSPWEDVFSLLRAEADRRALLLDPADDGLRLGDAARGVPRSLVAVGPEGGFSPAERQRAVESGFLPVTLGKRVLRTETAGLAALAVVLHVNGDLG; encoded by the coding sequence GTGATCATCCATCGCCTCTTCATTCCCCCTGACCGGCTCGTTGCGGGACCGCGCGTGAAACTGACGCCGGACCAGGCGCGTCATCTGTTCACCGTCCTGCGGCTCCAGTCCGGCGCGGAGGTCGAGGTGTTCGACGGGCAGGGCGGCAGGTTTTCGGCGTTCGTCTCCGGCGACCAGCTCGAGATCGGTCGCGCGCTGCCGCGCGACCCACGCCGGCTGGACGTGGTGCTCGTCCAGGCCGTGGCGAAGGGAGAGAAGATGGATCTGGTGGTGCAGAAGGCCACCGAGCTGGGTGCGGCCCGGATCATGCCTTTGGCCGCCGAGCGCGCCGTCGTGCGGCTCGAGGCGGGACGCGGCTCTACGCGCGCCGATCGCTGGCGCCGCGTCGCGCAGGAGGCGGCACGACAGTGCGGGCGCGCGGACGTGCCACGCATCGACGCTCCGTCGCCGTGGGAAGACGTCTTTTCCCTGCTGCGAGCGGAGGCGGACCGGCGCGCGCTCCTGCTCGATCCGGCGGACGACGGCCTCCGGCTCGGCGACGCGGCTCGCGGCGTGCCCCGATCGCTGGTTGCCGTCGGACCCGAAGGAGGGTTTTCGCCCGCCGAGCGGCAGCGGGCCGTCGAGAGCGGATTCCTTCCGGTCACGCTGGGAAAGAGGGTCCTGCGCACGGAGACGGCGGGGCTCGCGGCACTGGCGGTCGTCCTGCACGTCAACGGCGACCTCGGCTGA
- a CDS encoding rhomboid family intramembrane serine protease → MEKLLARLDRRFGRHAPEGIILWVVGISGALHLLVFARPEIAHLLWLDPAAVMRGEVWRIVTFLFAPVGPVTGSGLLWTALGLWFLHTMGTALEAQWGSFRFDMFFFLGALATLAVSFVVGPASGRFVAEALLLAFAVEFPEYEVLLLILPVKVKYLGFLSGGLMVYAFITGDLATRAAVGVALADFLLFCGSTLRDRMRGAAAVRRRTAPAFSPQPRKARVCAKCGKSEADDPNLEFRVCDCQDKCHGKLTEYCLEHARAH, encoded by the coding sequence GTGGAGAAGCTCCTCGCCCGCCTCGATCGACGCTTCGGGCGGCACGCGCCGGAGGGGATCATCCTCTGGGTGGTCGGGATCTCGGGCGCCCTGCATCTGCTCGTGTTCGCCCGGCCCGAGATCGCCCACCTGCTCTGGCTGGACCCCGCGGCGGTGATGCGCGGAGAAGTCTGGCGCATCGTCACTTTTCTCTTCGCTCCCGTCGGCCCGGTGACCGGCTCCGGCCTGCTCTGGACGGCCCTCGGGCTCTGGTTCTTGCACACCATGGGCACCGCGCTCGAGGCGCAGTGGGGCAGCTTCCGATTCGACATGTTCTTCTTTCTCGGCGCTCTCGCGACGCTCGCGGTGTCGTTCGTCGTCGGACCTGCGAGCGGGCGCTTCGTCGCCGAGGCGCTGCTGCTGGCGTTCGCCGTGGAATTTCCCGAGTACGAGGTCCTGCTGCTGATCCTTCCGGTGAAGGTGAAGTACCTCGGCTTTCTCAGCGGCGGCCTGATGGTCTACGCATTCATCACCGGCGATCTCGCTACCCGGGCGGCGGTCGGCGTGGCGCTGGCTGACTTCCTGCTCTTCTGTGGCAGCACGCTACGGGATCGGATGCGCGGCGCAGCGGCGGTCCGGCGAAGGACGGCACCCGCGTTCTCCCCGCAGCCGCGCAAGGCGCGCGTGTGCGCCAAGTGCGGAAAGAGCGAGGCGGACGATCCGAATCTCGAATTCCGCGTCTGCGACTGCCAGGACAAGTGCCATGGCAAGCTGACGGAATACTGCCTCGAGCACGCGCGGGCGCACTGA
- the pdxH gene encoding pyridoxamine 5'-phosphate oxidase, producing the protein MDPIARFVELLERAKKTPAIAEPTGMTLSTVGVDGRPSSRIVLLKGIDARGLVFYTNTRSRKGREIAAQPGVSLIFWWPQLESQIRFEGNAVRVTEAEADAYFATRPRLSQLGAWASDQSAPLRSREELEERFAELDRKYAEKPVPRPSHWSGYRVTPLAVEFWRNRSGRLHERDLYTRASADAPWTMTLLNP; encoded by the coding sequence ATGGATCCCATCGCGCGATTCGTCGAGCTGCTCGAGCGGGCGAAGAAGACGCCGGCGATTGCGGAGCCCACGGGGATGACGCTGTCGACCGTGGGGGTGGACGGCCGTCCTTCGTCGCGCATCGTGCTGCTCAAGGGGATCGACGCGAGGGGACTCGTCTTCTATACGAATACGCGCTCGCGCAAAGGGCGCGAGATCGCCGCGCAGCCCGGGGTCTCGCTCATCTTCTGGTGGCCGCAGCTCGAGTCCCAGATCCGCTTCGAGGGAAACGCCGTGCGCGTGACCGAGGCCGAAGCCGACGCGTACTTCGCGACCCGGCCACGCCTCTCGCAGCTCGGCGCCTGGGCTTCGGACCAGAGCGCGCCGCTCCGGTCGCGCGAGGAACTGGAAGAGCGCTTCGCGGAGCTCGACCGCAAGTACGCAGAAAAGCCGGTTCCGCGCCCGTCGCACTGGTCCGGGTACCGGGTGACTCCGCTCGCGGTGGAGTTCTGGCGCAACCGGTCCGGCCGCCTGCACGAGCGCGACCTGTACACGCGCGCCTCCGCCGACGCGCCGTGGACGATGACGTTGCTCAATCCGTGA
- the fumC gene encoding class II fumarate hydratase encodes MATRIEKDTFGPIEVPAERLWGAQTQRSLTNFRISSEKMPPALIKALAQVKRAAAQVNLDLRVLDPKKGKAIIEAADEVIAGKHEGEFPLAVWQTGSGTQTNMNMNEVLANRASEILGGRRGEERLVHPNDDVNKGQSSNDVFPTAMHVAAVPAVVDHLIPSVRLLRDTLAHKSEEFGDVVKIGRTHLQDATPLTLGQEISGWVAQLDHGIRHVESGLQHMRELAIGGTAVGTGLNAHPEFGDRVAAEISKLTGHPFTSAPNKFEALAAHDALVFAHGALKTLAVSLMKIANDVRWLASGPRCGLGEIKIPENEPGSSIMPGKVNPTQSEAMTMLCAQVLGNDGAVNLGGAMGNFELNVFKPLIIHDFLQSVRLLADGCRSFNDNCAVGIEPDRERIGKLMRESLMLVTALNPHIGYDKAAKIAKTAHKEGTTLKEAALKLGFVTAEQFDQWVRPEQMVGPKAPK; translated from the coding sequence ATGGCCACGCGTATCGAGAAGGACACCTTCGGCCCCATCGAGGTCCCCGCGGAGAGACTCTGGGGCGCCCAGACCCAGCGATCGTTGACGAACTTCCGCATCAGCAGCGAGAAGATGCCTCCGGCGCTGATCAAGGCGCTGGCGCAGGTGAAGCGCGCAGCCGCGCAGGTGAACCTCGACCTCCGCGTTCTCGATCCAAAGAAGGGCAAGGCGATCATCGAGGCGGCGGACGAGGTGATCGCGGGCAAGCATGAGGGCGAGTTTCCTCTCGCCGTCTGGCAGACCGGCTCGGGAACGCAGACGAACATGAACATGAACGAGGTGCTCGCGAACCGGGCCAGCGAGATCCTCGGTGGCCGCCGCGGCGAGGAGCGGCTCGTCCATCCCAACGACGACGTGAACAAGGGACAGTCGTCGAACGACGTCTTTCCGACGGCGATGCACGTGGCGGCGGTGCCGGCCGTCGTCGATCACCTGATCCCCTCCGTGCGGCTGCTCCGGGACACGCTGGCGCACAAGTCGGAAGAGTTCGGCGACGTCGTCAAGATCGGCCGCACGCACCTGCAGGACGCGACGCCGCTGACGCTGGGACAGGAGATCAGCGGGTGGGTGGCGCAGCTCGATCACGGCATCCGGCACGTGGAGAGCGGGCTGCAGCACATGCGCGAGCTCGCCATCGGCGGCACCGCTGTCGGGACGGGACTGAATGCTCATCCGGAGTTCGGCGACCGCGTCGCCGCGGAGATCTCGAAGCTCACCGGGCACCCGTTCACTTCGGCGCCGAACAAGTTCGAGGCGCTGGCCGCGCACGACGCGCTGGTGTTCGCCCACGGCGCGCTGAAGACGCTCGCCGTCTCGCTGATGAAGATCGCCAACGACGTCCGCTGGCTCGCGTCGGGCCCGCGGTGCGGGCTGGGCGAGATCAAGATTCCGGAGAACGAGCCGGGCAGCTCGATCATGCCGGGCAAGGTCAACCCGACGCAGAGCGAGGCCATGACCATGCTCTGCGCCCAGGTGCTCGGCAACGACGGCGCGGTCAATCTCGGCGGAGCGATGGGGAACTTCGAGCTGAACGTCTTCAAGCCGCTCATCATCCATGATTTCCTGCAGTCGGTCCGCCTGCTCGCCGACGGCTGCCGGAGCTTCAACGACAACTGCGCCGTGGGAATCGAGCCCGACCGCGAGCGGATCGGGAAGCTGATGCGCGAGTCGCTGATGCTGGTCACCGCGCTCAATCCGCACATCGGCTACGACAAGGCGGCGAAGATCGCCAAGACGGCGCACAAGGAAGGAACCACGCTGAAGGAAGCTGCACTCAAGCTCGGATTCGTCACTGCCGAGCAGTTCGATCAGTGGGTCCGGCCGGAGCAGATGGTCGGCCCGAAGGCGCCCAAGTAA
- a CDS encoding RDD family protein, whose translation MQRRPLDSGPASPVSVAISDVPVAPVAVSFASDPPPRVAAPTRRTGWASRTRRLAGWAIDLAGIATWLVLQLVIAARLAAGRSLSETVLVTPGPWLGAAAVLALAWSWIFVALWGRTPGMALTGQRLHTLDGPAPGPLTAFVRAVLSLFSASLGLSGFVLALADPRRQTLHDKLCRCVAVVD comes from the coding sequence ATGCAGCGCAGGCCGCTCGATTCGGGACCGGCGTCGCCCGTGAGCGTCGCCATCTCCGACGTGCCCGTCGCGCCGGTGGCGGTGTCCTTCGCCTCCGACCCACCTCCTCGCGTTGCGGCACCCACTCGCCGCACGGGATGGGCGTCGAGAACGAGGCGGCTGGCGGGCTGGGCGATCGATCTCGCCGGCATTGCAACATGGCTCGTGCTCCAGTTGGTCATCGCCGCGCGGCTCGCGGCGGGCCGGTCGCTGTCCGAGACGGTGCTCGTCACGCCCGGGCCGTGGCTCGGCGCCGCCGCCGTCCTTGCGCTCGCCTGGTCCTGGATCTTCGTGGCTCTGTGGGGTCGCACTCCGGGAATGGCGCTGACCGGACAGCGTCTGCACACCCTGGACGGCCCCGCGCCAGGACCGCTCACGGCGTTCGTGCGTGCCGTTCTATCGCTCTTCTCCGCGTCGCTTGGCCTGTCCGGCTTCGTGCTCGCGTTGGCCGATCCGCGAAGACAGACGCTGCACGACAAGCTCTGCCGGTGCGTCGCTGTCGTTGACTGA